The genomic stretch AACTCCTCATACTTTTGTAAATGAAACTCTCACCCTAACTCCAACTAGATAACATCTCTATCCCGCCTATTAAGAGAGATTATAGCAGGAGCTTGCGTGGCAAGCAGCCAGTCTAATCAAAAAACCAAAGGTTCTATCTACGTTCAAGTCAGGCATTATAATAAAAAACTGCGTGCCTGAAAATGCGTTATTGGACTAGCTCGCAATCCCCTACGCCTTGCCATGCGTCTACATACAGCAGAGGCCGGGCGCTCCCCAAAGTCACTCCAttgccccctcctcagcaggacaagaAATATCACAAAAGACTAGTGGGTCAAGAGATAGCTCAACCATAGCCATTGTGGATAAAATGCAGTCCACTTAGGAAAATTGGTTTCAGTTGGTACTAATCAAatcaaaatcaagaaaaaaccctaaaaagcacatcttaaaacaccttccccgcacccctcccttctttctaGATACAGCTCTACTCCCTATTTCCCTTCCTCGTCCTCACAGCAGCATAAGGGAACGGGGGTCGTGATCACCTTGACACACATCTTTGCACCAGCTTTTGCCCATCCAGGAGTGAAGAAAGGCAGTCCGCGTGCTCTTCcactgctctggcatggggtctCTGACTGGAAATGACGCTCTGTGAAATTTCCAACGTAAAAACAAGCCACGTCTTCTCACAGACATAACTTCTTACCAAGCACTCCAGCAACAGCACATCATACAGAGCTCAGACCTCAGTGACCCCGCCGCTCCAGAGCCCTTAGAATAACGAGAGCCACGAAACAAAGCCGGTCCAGTATAAACTTCTCTCTGCAAAAAATCTCAAGTCCTACCTATAGCTTGCTGAGGTCAAAATTTCCAAGTCAATTATAGCCTTCTTCAGGTATCTCCAGCTGCTATGGCAGGGAGTCTTCTGCAccctgaaacaaaaatactacTCTGACACCCTCATATAAACATCACAATACTGACTCAAAAAACTAAAGCTGTTCAAAAACTACAGTAAACAAGAACACTAGTAAAAGACCCACACCcaaagcaggcaggcagagaaatgAGCTCTCCCTTTCCACGCCTGCAGCTCATATACCCTGGGCCCCGCCCACCACCCTCCCCGAGATCACCTGCAAAGGGGAGGGGCTGACCATCCCAACACATAAAAGCAGCCAGAGGAGGAAACTGCAGTTTTCTCACCTGCCTGGAGTTTATGAGCGTGCAGGACTCTCCATAAACTAATGGACCCGGTCTGGAAGAACTATGACCACATGTATTGCACGGCTGATATAACCAGGTGGGTCATCAAACTTAATTGTTCACAGATGCAGATAGAACCAGATAAAGATCATGCTGAGTGATATAGAATGGGGAGCCATTTAGGAAAACTCTTTGTTAAATGCAATATAAATGCTattatcaaaaaataaatacttttgcttactacttaagaaaaataaaaaaaaaaccctaaaaaaccATGCCAAAATACATCAGAGTTAGGCATCGCTTCTAGAGAGACCGGGCGTACTGCTGCCCTTCTACCTGAAATATGTCCCCAgtaagattaaagaaaaaaaataacgtAGAAATTCCTGTAGGAAATCATCCTTTGAAACAGTTTATGTTGCCGATTAAATTCTCAATGGCAAAAAGCACGGGACTCAGGGCGACTTCAACGGCCTCTCCGACCCGCTCCCACCGTAGGCCCGAAAAGGAGCTCTCCATTGCGCCGACAGCCCGTCGACACACGGGGCGCAGGTGCCGGTTTGTTTCGCGCGCTTGCGGAAAAGGGGCGGCGACTCCGCGAAGGCGGCACGCCTCGGTTTTGCGCGCCACATGTTTATGCGTTTGCCAATCGGGAGGTTGACTTCGCGAAAGATCTTGCCGGAACCGATCGTCTCGCGGCGGCGCGCAGAGCACGTGTGAGGGCCCGGCGGGGCACGTCTCTATCCCTTAATGTATTGAAGGGCATCTGTTTTCACGATATAATGGTATTTTAACAATAGCAGGTTAAATTTGGGAAGCTAATTTCGgcacctggcaggcagcagacaTTTCCCTCGCCTCATGTCCTCGTTTTAATCATGACGGTGAATCCTTGGGGCCCCCGCAATAGCCCCGATCGCTTCCCAGCAAACTACCGCTCTTTCAGGGCCCTCCGTTAGCCCCTATCTGTTGCTAACGTTCCATTATGGTCCTCCTTCGAAGGTCGGTCGTCACCCAGATGGAACCGGGTGAGTCGCAAAGAATGGAAAAGGCCAAAAAGAGCCACGGAAATAAAAGCGACGTATCACGAACTGTACGAAGGAGCCTAATGAAAGCCCGAGCAGCTACAACAACTGTCAAATTGCAGAACGCGGCAAAAAGCGTCAAGGGAGAGACGTCGACAGAAATGGACGGAGGCCATCGCTGCCTCGGAAAAATGCCGGACGTGATCCAGACCAAAACCGGAAATCTCAGGGGTACCGGGTACCAAACAGAAACACGCCgtaaggcagaaaagaaaaagaccgCTCCAGAGCACGACGACGGCTGCGTAAAAGGCTCTGACCGAATAAGAGGCGCGGTCACGGGGGGCGAGAGGGGCGCAGAAGAAGTCTCGGCGACGTGACGAACTCTAAAGGGAATCGAGCGAAGCCCAGACATCCTCAGGGGACACGAGGGAGGCGCGCTGAAAGGAAGGACCGGGACGACGGGCGCGGCCTCGAAAGGTTTCGAGTTGAAAAGAGGGGCACGAAGCACCCTCGCTAGCTGAAACGTGCCTCCGGGGCACAAAGGACCCGTATCCTAGCTCACACGGAGGATGGCGTCGGGAAAGGTTCTCGGGGAGGGACAAGGAGCCGGAGAGACGGGTCGCGCCAGGGAGGAGGGGCCGCCGCGACCGAATGGCCTCACGTTTCTCTCGCCGCATACCATCCGTTGTAAGTCTCGttactgctgtttttctttctgtttgccCTATcagtaaactgttcttatccgAACCCCCAAGTTTTACCtgtttcttccaattctcttgCTCGTTCCGCCGGGAGGGCGCGGGGGGAGAAAAGACCTGCCCGGGCTAAACCATGATGCCGTGATAAAAGTAGACCTAGAAAGAAAGTTGTAAAAGTGACGAGATACAGGACGCACGGGGGAGGGGGACGTTAAGGGGGAACGGCAACAGGAAACGAAATAAAAAGACACCGAGAAATAAAACTTCGACCCGAAAAAATTACGAGACAAGGGCGCTGAAAACCAAGGACGCTAATGCCATGACAGTCGATGCCACgacaggggaggagggaaggttCAATAAAGGCACCCGGGACAAGACACGCAGTTTCTCACGGACGAGGTCCATAGGAGCCGTACGGTTCTGCGCACGGAAGGCTTCGGCTGTCGCCGTCCTTTCCTCGATGGACGACGGGAAGAACCGACGGGCGCGCGACGACTTCATAGGCTCGGTCTCTCTGCGCTGGGAGTACAAATTGAGCGTATAGAATGGTCGGTTCAGAGGACGAAAAATCCAACTACACGGACGAGTCGACGGGCAGGGACCCCGCTCCTCCCCGAGCGGGGATGCCTCTTCGATAAGGCGCGCACCTCTGACCACATCAGCCATCGTCCCAGAAAAGTATAGGTAGCGAAAGCTTTGAACCGGCGAGAGGGGCTCGACGTTTGTGGCGAGCGTGGTTATCGACAGAGATTCCGAACTCGTCGTGGTAGTAAAGGACCTACCTCAGTCGATGGGGCAAAACCGTCTCTGCGCAAGTCCCACGGAGGCCTCCGACGGACGGCTTCGCGCGCACCCCTTCGATAGTAAACCGTCGACCGAGTCGGCGACTAAGACTGCACCCGGCCGCGGATAAGCTCCTCTCCGAGAAGGACTCGGGAAAGCGCAGGGGGCCCTTTAGAAACCGCACGATGTGACAGGAGCGCCACCCTCGACTCCGAAGGCGAGGCCCGTTCCGCGAAAGAATCGCCAGCTTAGGGACTCCGTATGGCCGTCTATGTCGGGACGCCTCTGCGACGGGGCCATGCGGGCAAGCGGCAATAGGCAAAAAGGGGGTCCCGGGCACCTCCGCGCATCGCTCGGTAAACGTGCCGGCGACCCAATACATAAACTGACGCCCGAGTGTTCTTTACGCAGGCCGGGAACAACTACAAAGGCATGAAAAGGAACGCGGGCGCGCAGGGGAAAAAGGCGGTCGCCTCTAAAGGAGAGAATGGAACTCTTTACAGGAACTCAGTTTCCTCCAAGGAGTTGCCCTTTTGATACAATACCTCAGAAACCGGTTACAAAGTTGACTTACCGAAAAGGGCGGTCGACACGCGCTCTCCGTGCAAATCGCGACGTCCGCCCCGCAGGCCGAAAGCGCTTTAAAAAGCGCGGCCCTGCCGTAGATCACACCTCAGGAAGCGGTTCCGTGAACATTTGCTCTGGCACGGAACGAGCCTTTCCCGACCGTGCCCGAGGTTCATTAAACAGTTTGGTTCGCGCTCGTAGTTTCTCCGGTGAGGTTTTTAGGGGTCAGAGTCACCAAAAGAACGTTTTGCGTTTTTTATTGTGCAAAACCCGCTAGCGAGACATCTTAATTTGACAGCACAGGTATGACAAATTTGattttcacagcaaaagcaaacagacgtgagggaaaaaaataataataagatataacaataacaacaacactAATAATAAAATCTACTATCTGATTAACACGTAACCATCAAAACTCACCCGCCGGAGGCGGTTTTGAGCCGACAATCGCACCAAAGGCCCGATGGCTGAGCGTCGCGCGACAGATAATCGCGACGTTCAAGTCCCGACGTGAAATTTGCTCCCGGACGACGGGCAACTACGCGCCCGGGGCCCGACGACTTTCCGCGGCGGCACGGACGAAAAGCCTTCGCTTCGGACGTACCTCGACGCCGGGCACGGCGCCAACGCGTTCCGGGTTCTCGCCGCCGAGGGTGCCCACGTCCGGCACGCCGAATTGCTAAGCGCGCGTCGGTGAAAATGGAGGGGGGCACGCGGTCTGCGACGCGTCGGGCGGAGGAGACGCGCGCGTCAGCCGGATCGACCGAGGCTCTCGGTGCATcgggtttatttttctctctcgTTGTGGTCCTCGATAACCCAAGGTGGAAAATGCGCGGTTGGAACCAAAAACTGGCACGTTCCTCATGTGCCTCACAGTCGGTCGCCCGAAGAAcggaaacaaaaatgaacagcCAACGCTTCTCCAATTTCGTACAGAAATAAACCAGGGCATCCGTCCGGCGGTCTCGATGAGTCTCCCGCAAATTCCGCTTTGGTCTCGTGCCCTCGACAGAACCCGTCGCTCCCGGCGGCCGAGAGTCGCGTTCTCCTTCCTTGGAATCGCGGTGTGAAATCCACGCCGTTTACATCATCTTTCTTTGgatttgtttaggtttttttttttcctccccaaacgCATCAGCAACGCAAGCAAAAAAGTCGGTACTGTGAAACgctttccccccccaccccccgacAGCGAGCGACGGCCTCAGCGTTTCAAAAGGATCTGCCGAGACATTACCTACGCGCGCAGGGCTCCGCTGTCGTGCGGGGGGACGCTTTAAGAACCAcgtttttattttcattgaagaataaaatactaagagaagacattttgtccagaacGCAGCAAAGCTTGGAAATGCCCGGGATGACCCCGACGGCTCTCGCTGTTCTCTGGAGGGTGGCACGGTTAGACGGCTTCAAGGCCTGTAAGAGAAACATACGGGAGGAAAGGTAAGCGCACCCATGTTACAATAGACCCGCGTCCtctaaaacaaaacccattttTTAGCCGTAAAAGCCGTCTTCCGCTCGAGCGTCGCCAGTCGTCACCGCGGCCGCCCCAAGCCGTCGGCGGGGAACGCGCGTCACGGTCGGGTCCGCTCGGCCGCCGGCCGCGAGCGTGGCTCCGCCGTTTGGGCTCTAGCGTCCCGCCGAGGACAGGGCCCCGGGCTCTCCGCGGGACGCACCACCCCAGGAAAACACCCAGGCGACGGACCGCGCAGCGAGGCGTACCCGCGGGACGAGGCAGGCTCTTTCCGAGCGAATCGAGCAGCGCGCGGGCCGCGATTAAGCCGTGACGCTGCTCCGCACAGAGGGAGACGGACGTGCTGGCCGGAGACCGGGTCGTCGGGGAGCGCGACAAAAGGAATCGGTACGCCGGGAAGGTCGACCGGGGAAAGGCGGCAGGCTCGCTCTTTGAAACGGCAAGTACGTTACGGGCCGGGACAAGCCGAGACCGAGACGCGTCTTTTTCCACGCTCCATTCAACCTAGGCGCTCGACCTCTGCCAGCTCGACAACCGTGTACTGggttctcacaaaaaaaaaaaacctcgtAAAAAACAGAGAACAGCGCAGGAGAATCTCCGGCGGCGCAGACTCGTCGAGGACGAACGGCAGATGCCTAACAATCAGTTTCCGGAACCGACTCTCGTGGCACACGTCCAGCGGGGCAAACGACACCTTTGCACGCCGTAAAGGCCGGTCTCGAAACGTTTTGCGGATAAACAAGAGAGACATTTACGAGTAAATGTCCCGGGGTCCGAGTCCGGTTCCCACCAGAAGGTAAGGTCCAAAATAAAAGACACAGTAGAAAGTCAGATTTCCCACGACTAGAATGGTCTCTGGATCAGGAATGGTTCCACTCGGCGCGTGGCAGATGGCCGACCTAGTAATACACCAAAGCCGACAAGACGTTCTCGTACTCGGCAAGCGACGTCACGTTAAAAACATACATCTCCTGGCTGTCAGGGCTCCCTGGAAGAAGAAACACTTAGATAAAAACACGGGCATTTCAAAACATTACAGAGAAAGGACCGAACGGGCAGCTACCCGGGTTATACCCTAAGCTCAGTAAAAGTCCTTTCGGGAGCTCGGACGGGCAATCGTCGACTCCGATCAGCGACTACATGCCAAGTCTTTTAGATGTAAACCGTCGACCGAGCCTGGGACCGAGACCGGACCTGGCAGCGCCTAGGCTCCTCCGCAAGGAGGAGTTTAGAAATCGAGGGGGTCCTTTGCAAACCTCGCAACTCGACAGGAGGGCCCGCCGCAGCCGCCCTCGTCCGCGACGGCCGCCGTCGGACAAAATAACCGAGCCGGTCAACCAACAACCGCAAATCACGTGCTTTCAATCCGGTTTCCCTGCGATACGCGTCTACGTCCGGAAACGCTGGCGCCTTCCCCGCCGCTGCTCCGCCTCGGGGAAGCAAACTATCTGGCGGAAACGCAGCTTGACAACGGAGGCCCCGACGACTTCGTTACCCGTCGTCCAGAAATTTGAGCGACACCGCGGTAAGATTTAGATCTCCTGCTCCGCTGTTGCCGGGACGTTTCCGACCCCCTCCCTCTCCACACGCGCTTAAATGACTACCGCCGCCCAGTCCTGACCAGAGGATCGGCCACCTTCGTCCGAGATCGTCGGGACGCCAAGGGCACCGAACCCGGCCCGGGCCTGCCCGAAGCCGGACAAATGCTCCCACTGGCTTCGCGAGGCACCGGACCGTCCGGAAACTTCCACGATCGTGCTACGCCGCAGGCTCGGCGGGAAGGACAATATCGCGTGCCCTAGGCGCCTAGACCATCCAAGGCGCGACTCGGCAACGAGGAAAAGCCCGGATGGGAACGGGGCGCAATTCTCGGCATCGCCACCGGCTTTCCGGCCGAGAAAGCGGCTTAAGCTGCGATCGCCAGACGCCGTTCGGCACAAAAAAAGCCCGGCCGGCTCCTTTATGCCCTCCACTGCGCCGCAATCGGGGCTTCATCCGCGAGACGGGGACCTCGGGGCCGGCGCAGCATTTACTTTTAGCTTCAAAGTCTTCAAAGAGACCGTTAAAGAGGAAGCCAAAACCACATAACGCCGGGTATGGCTATCCACGCGCGTCGGGACGCCAAACAGGTAAGCAAACGTACGAAGCGTGAcgtatttcaaaagcaaaacgAAAACACGGCCGGAAACACCACGTTACAAAGGATGCTTTTTCTCGCTAGTAACAGTTCCTCTGTTGCCATAAGACCAAGTTATCGGCCTCTCAAGCAGTCACCGACCTCCACCGGTGCGTCCCGGTCTTCGCGACGGCGAGGTCAGAGTCGGGCACGCGAGGAAGCATAAAGTTGCCGACGAGCGGCCCGGCACGCAAAAAAGGAACGGGGCTCGTCCCTAAAGACATGGGCAAAAGAAACTGCGGGATAGAAACTCCGTTTCGCGGTTCTTAAGGCTCGGACATCAGCTGCGGAGAAAGAGACGACGCGCCGTTTACAACCACTAAAGACACGCGCGCGCTGGCCTGACGGCCCTCCGGCCAAATCGGACGCTGAACGCGACCGAAGCTTCCCTCTAGAACAGTCGGGCCCGGGACCGCGTCGATTAGGCCGCGTAACGTGCGTCGTTCGACTCGGGACGTTTTGTCGATTTTCACGCCAAAGAGAGTTAGAAAGCGTTTACTAGTATAGCTGAAGGTAGACGGACGGTACTAGAGCAGCTCCCATAACCGTAAGAAAGACGACCCGACGGGTCTCAACTCGTCAAGGATTTTTTGCTCGGGGTGGGAGGCGGGCAGCGGCAGAAAGCACGCTCCCCCGACTCTGCACCGAGCGAAACGACCCAAGGACGACGCTTGTTCACGGTCGGGACATCGCCGTATCGATCGGGAGGGACGTGGCAGACGGCCGGGTTTCCGTGccgggggagggcggggggagACGAACAAAGTCGACCCGACCGCAGGTATCTCACGGAAACCCGAAGGCACGCTGCGAATGCGGGCCGATCTGCGGAAAGGCACGGCCGACCGCTGTAATCCCCTGGTAGGGCATGACAGAAAGGCTCAGGGGCCAAGCataatctttgttttaaaatttcaggcTCAGACCACCAAAACATCCGTCCttcaaagacaagagaaaaacGCATCAAACGTTAAGGTGCTATCGTGGGCTATAAAATCGGGCCGTAGGGAAAAATGTAACATAGCAAAGCTAAGGTAGGGtccgcagcccccccccaaagcccTGAAACGACCTGTTAAGAAAACAAGGGAACGGGGAGTCAAACACGCTTCTTTGAAATTGCGGTGCGTCAAAACCCTCTCCGGACGTGGAAGACAAATTATAGCTTATAGAATTCAGGGAGAGTTGCAGGGGGGTTTTTAGGGGTTTTctcactgctttgtttttttttttccccggcACCGGACCCTCAAAGATTTTTGACAGCTTCACGGTCCGCGCTTCCGTCCTTCAACGTCCCGACCACTGACACCATTCGGGTGAGTCTGGCGAAAGACCGtactctccctctgcctccccatcccctgcaaTCCAAACAGCCGCTTCCTCTGAAGGTTTTTTCCTTGCGATGCTCTAACCAACCCATGAAGGGGAGCAGCAATCGGGATTCGGGACAGAGACAAAACCCTTCTTCCCGATACCTCGCGCGTGTTGCTTCGTgaaattaggggaaaaaacggggctgtggggagggagagaggagggaatgCCGATTCACGTACGGAAGCCAGGTTCCTTTACGCACGCCAGACCGAGTTCCCGATAGCTGACATACCGAACCCATCCGATTTTTGGCTATCGCTTGTGCCGGGGGAACCAGATTTTCCGTGGATTGGCTTGCACTTTTAAGGCCCCGAGCTGAAAACGGCCGTTTATTACATTGGGGCGAAGGGCACGCGACGGCCCGACCCGCGCTCTGTTTGCGATCGCCGGTATTTTAAGGGTAGCGTGGAATTCGGCGGCGCGCAAAGCACGTCGGTCTCGGGAACCGGAATTTAGGACGCCTCGCGAGCACCCGTTGAAGAAATTACTACTTGAAGCGCTGCTCTACCACAAATGAcgagttttgatttttaataacatcAACCGGAATAAAGATTCCGCTTAAGCGATACCTTCCGTTCTAAACCGGCGTATCGTAGCAGAACACAAAACTAGCCGCCTTAGTGTGCAAAGAAAGGCAAAGTAGCGCGAAACAGACGCAGGAGGAACAGATAGCTCGATTAAAGGCCAGAACTTGAGAATTGGCTCTGGGTATCAAACCGGACACTTGAGACCGACCCCTAGCAGTAGGTGGCACTATTTCCTTACCAAAAGACCAGCAACAAGCGCGACCGGCTCTGCAGAGCGTTTCGATGGGTCGGTCCGCAAAAGCGCCTCAAAACCGGTCGCCAGCGGCCGGCGCGGACATCCGGGGATCCGCCGCATCCCGGCTCGGAAAAACCGAAGCGCACGACCCGGGTCTCCATCGCGACGTAGGAAGGCCGCACCAAATACGTCCATCACGCTTTACGAGGGGCCTTTCCCGACGCACGTAAGCGGGAACGAGTCTGCCGCCGCGCGGCGGGTTCGCCTTTGTAGGGAACGCCCCAATGACTTTACAGAGCACGAAATCTATTCCCCAGGGCAAGAAATAATGTGGTAACGAGGACCGTTTATAGCGACACGTTCATCGGTGTGCCAGCACGCAGTTAGGAAACGGTCGGGATTTCCGTCGTAAAACTCAGTTTTCACAGGTAGGTAGCCTAGCCGCAAAAATTCACTTGGAGCCGGGAATGACTCGCAAAACGGGAACGTTACTTTTGaggctacttttttttcttttctcccgCCTTTGCTCTTACTCAACGGCCGcttccccccccaccagccGTCAGAGTATTTTGCAGAAGACCACTACGGGATCCGGTTCTCTCTTGTTAAAGACCGTAGGGGTCAGCACCGAAGCAGCCATACGAATTCGTTTGGCAAACCGAGTAAGGACATAGCGCCTAGTACCTTAACGTAAAAGAGCGGCAAGCCCGACGCTCCGATTAAAGCAATCGTCCGCCAAACCGAAGAACTCGAAGTAGCGGCGACGGCACGTCCGAGATCTCGCACGCATTTTACGAAACAAAAACCACGACCGCACGCCATCAGGCATCGTAAACGTGCCACGCAGAGGGCAAGCTGCACGTCTGCTGCATATTTTAAGCAGAAAGACCCGGGCGGGTCCAAAAACTAAACGCCCCGTCGAAGGGAACGAAATTTAAGCGAGCGAGGAGGTCGCGTGGATAAAGCACGCGCAAATCCACAAAGGGAACGCAAAAATATTGCGCAGGGTCCGCAATATCTGCACGGACCTGCAGAGTTTtagcggggcgggggcgcgcgTCTGCGCGAGTGCCGGCGCTCGCGGCCGATCCGTAGCCTATCCCACCACCTCCTCGTTCGGCTCCGGCCACAGGCAAGAGGCAAAGCAAAGGGGAAACCGCCACCCAAAGGAACAAGCGTGCGCGGAGGCAGAGGGGGGGACATTCGGTCGCCGGCACCAACCGCGTCCCCGAGGGCAGGCGGGGGAACGGGGCGGCGGGACgttccccttcccacctccacCCAGCCTCTTCCAAAGGCAGTAAAATAGCACTGTCGTGAcgataaaacaaaaatcatgaGTCAAACCGCACTCGCGTTTCGCCCCTTGAGAATCTCGAGGCTCAGCCAGACTGGGCGCACGGCCTGGGGCGGGCGGAAGGAACACTGACCCGTCCGTGCCACAGTTCAGCCCGCCGTTCCCGAGGGCCGGCCGCGCCGGGcaccctcttcttcctccccgGTCGCCCTCCAACACGGCCGGAGCCGGTGAGAAGAAACGAAGGCCGCGCCGGGCGAAAAGGAGCGCGAGCCCTTTCGGGTCGAGAGGACGCCCCGCTTTGCCGCCGCAAGGACGCGAAGGCCTCGCCCCTCTCGCCAGCATCAGACACCACCACGTTACCTCGTACGTCCGGAGGCGAGAAGAGAAGCCTCGTGGCGTTTTCAGGGTTTGTAAACACGTCGCTTCACAAAAATGACTTCGTTTCCAACCCCAAGGAGGGAAATTAGAAAAATCAGATCGCCGTACGGCACCGAGCGCGCGTCATTTTCCAGCACGGGGCGTCCGCATTTTCCACGGGCTACACGAGGCATATCGTTAGCAAGCGCTAAACATAACGCTAAAACGCATGGCGTATCAGAGGGCGAGATCACCTTTTCAACGCCGCCGAATTCGGGATCAGTAACAAATACCGTTACGCAATTCAAATACACCCATCCGTCGACACTAGAGACAAGCGCCTACCGGCGGGTACGAAGGAACGAGAagatttgcaaaagcaaagttAAGATTTTTATACGTTTCTATACCTGAGCGCTCGAACGGGACCCAGGTCAGCGTCTCATTTTCAAACGCTGCTCGGCCATCAAGTTTGCCGTATAAGTCTAAAAATACTGCCCACGTGCCTACTAACGTCGCAGAATTTCAGTATCGACGCCAGCCGCAAGAGTAACTACCCTTTTCGCTTGGCTCCATAAGAAACTCACGCGAGCGTGacacaaaaaccaaaagagCGAGCGTACGGAAGTAAAAGGTTAAGGCGCGATCGACCCTTCGGACGCCAATCGTAAAACCGACGCGCGTCTCCGCGGTAAGAATAGGAGGACACGATTGCAACCGACAGAAGCTTTAGGCGAGCGAAATACCGGAATTGCTATTTCAACTTCAGTCGCGTTATTTCTCTACCGGCGAGAAAcgagaattttttaaaaacccaaaccaaccaaacaaaaaaaacccttcacaATGACGCGCCGCAACTCCAAATAAAATAAGAGTAATCAAATCCTCTTCTAAACCTACGCCGCCAAGTAACAGCCCATAAGAATGCCACGTTTTGCATATCTTCCAAATTGTCGCCTAACTCTCGATATCGGATCGCTTTAAATTGAGAATGACgtccactttaaaaaaaaaaaaaggcaaaccaaaaaccacccaGAGACGGCAACGCACCTAATGCCATACCCGACAAGACAAAGGAGGATTAAATAAGAACAAACAAGTTTAACGTGGGAACTCAAGCACCCTATTGCTGAACTCTTATGCAAACTCTTTTAAGCGTCAGCAGAAAGTCAATGCAAAACTAATTCATAATTCAGCTCCCAGAGCCTCACCGCACCGCTCGATGGCGGTCGCCCAAGTTAAGCATCGAACAAACCGAACGCCCGGGCCAAAGGAGCGCATGAGGGGTCCCGCCGCCGGCGGGCGACTTAGCCCGTCACCCCGCCCGACGTACCGAACGACCTCGCTTCCGTCTCCGGGAAAATCACGGAGCCCGTCCACTCGGGACACATTTCTGGAGGcgcaagggagaaaaaaagcgCCCGGAAACGGTCGGCGCGGAATCGCCCCAACGTAGCGGCTCAAAGGCATCGTCGCCAAAGCAAGCGCAGAATAACAGACCTTACCCGCCTTTCCCGTGCTGCTTAAAACGAGGCAAACGTTTCAGGACGACGTGCCGAGAGGCCTCGCGTCCTCCTCCCCCGACATCGTCCGACTTCCTACATCGCTTTTTTGGAACATCCATAT from Balearica regulorum gibbericeps isolate bBalReg1 chromosome 4, bBalReg1.pri, whole genome shotgun sequence encodes the following:
- the BMP3 gene encoding LOW QUALITY PROTEIN: bone morphogenetic protein 3 (The sequence of the model RefSeq protein was modified relative to this genomic sequence to represent the inferred CDS: substituted 2 bases at 2 genomic stop codons), producing MYVFNVTSLAEYENVLSALVYYXVGHLPRAEWNHSXSRDHSSRGKSDFLLCLLFWTLPSGGNRTRTPGHLLVNVSLVYPQNALKPSNRATLQRTARAVGVIPGISKLCCVLDKMSSLSILFFNENKNVVLKASPRTTAEPCARRAALFKALSACGADVAICTESACRPPFSRRETEPMKSSRARRFFPSSIEERTATAEAFRAQNRTAPMDLVREKLRVLSRVPLLNLPSSPVVASTVMALASLVFSALVS